A stretch of Desulfurivibrio alkaliphilus AHT 2 DNA encodes these proteins:
- a CDS encoding sensor domain-containing diguanylate cyclase, whose protein sequence is MQAREVGLVPFANNNRVLGLIGMDNCRSGKPIRPGILQAVTIVANELGMALENARRFAEVSQRATVDGLTGVSNRDTLDAMLIKAFATATTEATPLSLAMFDVDHFKKFNDRYGHQAGDTILELLGATARKLTRPSDQVGRYGGEEFLIILNRTDHHEALHFAERLRREIEKLGLLLGKRFPDTPLTVSVGVSSLSPTMENPRQLVALADQALYRAKQDGRNRVAGLPSPPA, encoded by the coding sequence TTGCAAGCCCGGGAGGTTGGCCTGGTTCCCTTTGCCAACAACAACCGGGTCCTTGGCCTGATCGGGATGGACAACTGCCGCTCGGGCAAACCGATTCGGCCCGGCATCCTTCAGGCGGTGACCATCGTGGCCAACGAGTTGGGAATGGCCCTGGAGAATGCCCGGCGTTTCGCGGAGGTCTCCCAACGGGCCACCGTGGACGGGCTTACCGGAGTGAGCAACCGGGATACCCTGGACGCCATGCTGATCAAGGCCTTTGCCACCGCCACCACCGAAGCAACCCCCCTCTCCCTGGCCATGTTCGATGTGGATCACTTCAAGAAGTTCAACGACCGTTACGGCCACCAGGCCGGCGACACTATCCTGGAGTTGCTGGGAGCCACCGCCCGGAAGTTGACCAGACCCTCGGACCAGGTGGGCCGCTACGGTGGCGAGGAGTTCCTGATCATCCTCAACCGTACCGACCACCATGAAGCCCTCCATTTCGCCGAACGATTACGCCGGGAGATCGAAAAACTCGGCCTGCTGCTGGGGAAAAGATTTCCCGACACCCCCCTGACGGTAAGCGTCGGGGTAAGCTCGCTCAGTCCCACCATGGAAAACCCGAGGCAACTGGTGGCCCTGGCCGACCAGGCTCTCTACCGGGCCAAGCAGGACGGCCGCAACCGGGTGGCCGGCCTGCCCTCACCGCCAGCTTAA
- the hemW gene encoding radical SAM family heme chaperone HemW: MPEKAGIYLHIPFCRSKCSYCAFSSWPCRRPPAGYPAALLAQARQLAELPWSQEKKFATLFVGGGTPTIYPAPVLTDLLAGLGKLFRLDPEAEISLEANPDTLTPELLRQLRRGGFNRISIGVQSFHDQLLHRIGRRHDGAKARQAVAWARQAGFANLNLDLMYGLPGQSRRQWRADIATALELQPEHLAIYQLTPEAETPLGRALAAGHLVLPEPDLSAELEQEARQALLAAGYQHYEVANYCRPGRACRHNLNYWHNGSYLGLGAAAVSCLDGLRLVNVAAPGRYRRLLAAGRAPYAEAELLGRPAAFRETVIMGLRLRQGLRVDQLQQRFALTPQQYYGPILDELIAQGLLVADRERIALSERGFALANQVLCRLV, translated from the coding sequence ATGCCCGAAAAGGCCGGAATTTACCTGCATATTCCTTTTTGTCGCAGCAAATGCAGTTATTGCGCTTTCAGCTCCTGGCCCTGCCGCCGGCCGCCGGCCGGCTATCCGGCGGCCTTGCTGGCCCAGGCCCGGCAGTTGGCGGAGTTGCCCTGGAGCCAGGAAAAAAAATTTGCCACCCTCTTTGTCGGCGGCGGCACCCCCACCATCTACCCGGCCCCGGTCTTAACCGACCTGCTCGCCGGGCTGGGTAAGCTCTTCCGGCTCGACCCGGAGGCGGAAATCAGCCTGGAGGCCAACCCCGACACCCTGACCCCGGAGTTGTTACGGCAACTGCGCCGGGGCGGCTTTAACCGCATCAGTATCGGGGTGCAGAGTTTTCACGACCAATTGCTGCACCGGATCGGCCGCCGCCACGACGGCGCCAAGGCCCGGCAGGCGGTGGCATGGGCCCGACAGGCTGGTTTTGCCAATCTCAACCTGGACCTGATGTATGGCCTGCCGGGCCAAAGCCGCCGCCAGTGGCGCGCCGATATCGCCACCGCCTTGGAGTTGCAGCCGGAGCACCTGGCCATCTATCAGTTGACCCCGGAGGCTGAGACGCCGCTGGGCCGGGCGCTGGCCGCCGGCCACCTGGTGCTGCCGGAACCGGATCTGTCCGCCGAACTGGAGCAGGAGGCCAGGCAAGCCTTGCTGGCGGCGGGTTATCAGCATTACGAGGTGGCCAACTACTGCCGCCCCGGCCGCGCCTGCCGCCACAATCTCAATTACTGGCACAACGGCTCTTACCTTGGTCTGGGGGCGGCGGCGGTCTCCTGCCTGGATGGGCTGCGCTTGGTCAACGTCGCCGCCCCGGGCCGCTACCGGCGCCTGCTGGCCGCCGGCCGGGCGCCCTATGCCGAGGCCGAGCTGCTGGGCCGGCCGGCCGCCTTCCGGGAGACGGTGATCATGGGCCTGCGCCTGCGCCAGGGTTTGCGGGTTGACCAGTTGCAGCAACGCTTTGCCTTGACCCCGCAGCAGTATTACGGACCCATCCTGGATGAACTGATCGCCCAGGGCCTGCTGGTGGCGGACCGGGAAAGGATCGCCTTGAGCGAGCGGGGCTTTGCCCTGGCCAACCAGGTTCTTTGTCGTTTGGTCTAA
- a CDS encoding SurA N-terminal domain-containing protein yields the protein MLSLLRRKARSPLIQAAVVIIILVFILWVPQMGGNGDPGTVATVNDQPISTREFQRRYNDLLGQYRDQFEGAIPSELIEALGLREQVLSQMVQETLLLQSARKTGLPVSSEELQQAVQSMGEFTENGQFSLQLYRQILAASRLSVHEFEAGLRTDLLRRKILEHLMGFAQVSDQEVRERFHRDHDQVRLSYLYLRADDFRAAQDPTSEEIEAYFAEKDHRYRTPPQVRIDYLLFPADDTEMTIEEEDLVAYYEQNRDRFDTPEQRRARHILIRSRSDAPEETRARQRQQAETVQELAREGQDFRQLALLYSEDRSAEDGGDLGFFRRGEMLEPLEEAVFAMEPGEISDIVETSLGFHVIKLEEIQEPQTITLAEAEAEIRREILRSRGRQMAFNRANEVYESILTTGSLARGAEEGGVSLQSTGLFTPEQPPAALRRHPEAVSSAFELNRGELSSIISTQDGYAIIYVQEREEPQVPPLAEVLDRVRADLIEEQAAMAARRAAEELLAALQEGQDLQHLAAAEGYRVRESAWFSQATAAATDLPARVARTGLTLTKENPVPGTVQSANDRFYVIKLQQRRTADEELFQRWAEPIENDLLMAKQEAMIDTWIQHLLQEAKITVSEGTLRSL from the coding sequence ATGCTTTCTTTACTACGCCGCAAAGCCCGTTCCCCCCTTATCCAGGCCGCCGTGGTCATCATCATTCTGGTCTTCATCCTCTGGGTTCCCCAGATGGGCGGAAACGGCGACCCGGGCACGGTGGCCACGGTCAATGACCAGCCCATTTCCACCCGGGAGTTTCAACGCCGTTACAACGACCTGCTGGGACAGTACCGGGATCAGTTTGAGGGGGCCATCCCCAGCGAACTGATCGAGGCCCTGGGGCTCAGGGAGCAGGTGCTCTCCCAGATGGTCCAGGAGACACTGCTGCTGCAGAGCGCCCGTAAAACCGGCCTGCCGGTGAGCAGCGAGGAGCTGCAACAGGCGGTACAAAGCATGGGCGAGTTCACCGAAAACGGCCAGTTCAGCCTGCAGCTTTACCGCCAAATTCTGGCCGCCAGCCGGCTCAGTGTGCATGAATTCGAAGCCGGGCTGCGCACCGATCTGCTGCGGCGCAAGATCCTGGAGCACCTGATGGGCTTTGCCCAGGTCAGCGACCAGGAAGTGCGGGAACGCTTCCACCGCGACCACGACCAGGTGCGTTTAAGCTATCTCTACCTGCGGGCCGACGATTTCCGCGCCGCCCAGGACCCAACCTCGGAAGAGATCGAGGCCTATTTTGCAGAGAAAGACCACCGCTACCGTACCCCACCCCAGGTACGCATCGACTACCTGCTGTTCCCCGCCGATGACACAGAGATGACCATTGAGGAAGAAGACCTGGTTGCCTATTACGAGCAGAACCGCGACCGTTTCGACACCCCGGAACAGCGCCGGGCCCGCCACATCCTGATCCGCAGCCGATCAGACGCCCCCGAAGAAACCAGGGCCCGCCAGCGGCAGCAGGCGGAAACGGTGCAGGAACTGGCCCGGGAAGGTCAGGATTTCCGGCAACTGGCCCTGCTCTACTCCGAGGATCGCAGCGCCGAGGATGGCGGTGATCTGGGCTTCTTCCGCCGGGGCGAAATGCTGGAGCCGTTGGAAGAAGCGGTCTTTGCCATGGAGCCCGGCGAGATCAGCGACATTGTCGAGACCTCTCTGGGGTTCCATGTTATCAAGCTGGAAGAGATTCAGGAGCCGCAAACGATCACCCTGGCCGAAGCGGAAGCGGAAATCCGGCGGGAAATCCTGCGCAGCCGGGGCCGGCAGATGGCCTTCAACCGGGCCAACGAGGTCTATGAAAGCATTCTGACCACCGGCAGCCTGGCTCGCGGCGCCGAAGAAGGCGGCGTAAGCCTGCAAAGCACCGGCCTGTTCACCCCGGAGCAGCCACCCGCCGCCCTGCGCCGCCACCCGGAAGCAGTCTCCAGCGCCTTTGAGCTTAACCGGGGCGAGTTGAGTTCGATTATCTCCACCCAGGACGGTTACGCCATCATCTATGTCCAGGAACGGGAAGAACCCCAGGTGCCGCCCTTAGCCGAAGTGCTGGACCGGGTACGGGCCGACCTGATCGAAGAACAGGCCGCCATGGCCGCCCGCCGGGCCGCCGAGGAACTGCTGGCCGCCCTGCAGGAAGGGCAGGACCTGCAGCACCTGGCTGCCGCCGAAGGCTACCGGGTAAGGGAGTCCGCCTGGTTCTCCCAGGCCACTGCAGCCGCCACCGACCTGCCCGCCCGAGTGGCCCGCACCGGCCTGACCCTAACCAAGGAAAACCCGGTACCCGGCACCGTCCAGTCGGCCAATGACCGTTTCTACGTCATCAAGCTGCAACAGCGCCGGACAGCCGACGAAGAACTCTTCCAGCGCTGGGCCGAGCCCATCGAAAACGATCTGTTGATGGCCAAGCAGGAAGCAATGATCGACACCTGGATCCAGCACCTGCTCCAGGAAGCCAAGATCACGGTCAGCGAGGGAACGCTACGGAGTTTGTAA
- a CDS encoding class I SAM-dependent methyltransferase, translating into MNQPTPRFWQLFFELFESLPRQGPGNRECAARALGLCQELPQSPMILDLGCGVGGQTLQLAELIPTGSIVAIDSHAPNIQRLQAAIAERGLAQRVSAIVGDMSRPGQSPGSFDLVWSEGALYNIGLRNALRVGRDLLRPGGYLAFTEPVWRKENPPPEVKESFDLDYPTMGRLDDVLAAIRDRRLQLVGHFTLPDEAWWDDFYTPMEVRVAELRRKYARDAEAAAILDQLAEEPAMHRRFSAFYAYEFFVTRRPLADTGPTLFQ; encoded by the coding sequence ATGAATCAGCCCACTCCTCGTTTTTGGCAGCTTTTCTTCGAGCTCTTCGAAAGCCTGCCCCGGCAAGGGCCAGGCAATCGTGAGTGCGCCGCCAGGGCCCTGGGGCTTTGCCAAGAGCTGCCGCAATCCCCCATGATCCTCGACCTGGGCTGCGGAGTCGGCGGACAAACGCTGCAGCTCGCAGAACTTATCCCCACAGGCTCCATCGTGGCCATCGATAGCCATGCGCCAAACATCCAACGATTGCAGGCGGCCATAGCCGAGCGCGGCCTTGCCCAGCGGGTCAGCGCCATCGTCGGAGATATGTCCCGCCCCGGGCAGTCGCCGGGTAGTTTCGACCTCGTCTGGTCGGAAGGCGCCCTCTACAATATCGGGTTGAGGAACGCCCTGCGCGTCGGCCGAGATCTGTTACGCCCCGGCGGCTACCTGGCCTTCACCGAACCGGTCTGGCGAAAGGAGAACCCGCCGCCGGAGGTCAAGGAAAGCTTCGACCTGGACTATCCGACCATGGGACGGCTGGATGACGTTCTGGCGGCGATCCGAGACCGCAGGCTCCAACTGGTGGGGCACTTCACCCTGCCCGACGAGGCATGGTGGGACGATTTCTACACCCCCATGGAGGTCCGCGTTGCCGAGTTACGCCGCAAGTACGCCCGTGACGCCGAAGCTGCCGCCATCCTCGACCAACTCGCCGAAGAGCCCGCAATGCACCGCCGCTTTTCCGCCTTCTATGCCTATGAGTTCTTCGTAACCCGTCGCCCTCTTGCGGATACTGGGCCAACCTTATTCCAATGA
- a CDS encoding chromate resistance protein ChrB domain-containing protein — protein sequence MNWLLMIHQIPAKPGYLRAKILRRLQRAGAVALKQSVYILPDRETCREDLLWIEKEIVSGGGEAIMVRAELLTGLDDEQVADLLRSARRSDYEKIQAEIKTLLTSMRHEEEEMTAAEEDFERQRELLKQIAKLRKSLEETAAIDFFSLPERTATEALLHNLETALRNSSAGASERPVVSDDPAAVAGKTWVTRRDLYVDRMASAWLIRRYIDPAARFHFTAADRAEAAPDRVRFDMAEAEYTHEGNQCTFEVLVRRFGLDEPALRKIAEVIHDIDLKETAFGRLETAGIKALFDGIVAGETDDLARIDRAGTVLDGLLAYYQAHSRP from the coding sequence ATGAACTGGTTGCTGATGATCCATCAGATTCCGGCCAAGCCCGGGTACCTGCGGGCCAAAATTCTGCGCCGCCTGCAACGGGCCGGGGCGGTGGCGCTCAAGCAATCGGTATATATCCTGCCGGACCGGGAAACGTGCCGTGAGGATCTGTTGTGGATTGAAAAGGAGATTGTCAGCGGCGGCGGCGAGGCGATCATGGTCCGGGCCGAATTGTTGACGGGTCTCGATGACGAGCAGGTAGCCGATCTCCTGCGGTCGGCCCGACGCAGCGATTACGAAAAAATCCAGGCCGAGATCAAAACCCTGCTGACCTCCATGCGGCATGAGGAGGAAGAGATGACGGCAGCGGAAGAGGATTTCGAACGCCAAAGGGAGCTGTTGAAGCAGATCGCCAAACTGCGCAAGAGCCTGGAAGAAACAGCGGCCATCGATTTTTTCTCTCTGCCGGAGCGGACTGCAACGGAAGCACTGCTTCACAACCTTGAAACCGCCCTGCGAAATTCATCGGCCGGGGCCTCCGAGCGGCCGGTGGTGTCGGACGATCCTGCCGCCGTAGCCGGTAAAACCTGGGTTACCCGCCGGGATCTCTATGTTGACCGGATGGCCAGCGCCTGGCTGATCCGCCGCTATATCGACCCGGCAGCCCGTTTTCACTTCACCGCCGCCGATCGGGCTGAGGCCGCCCCCGACCGAGTCCGCTTCGACATGGCCGAGGCGGAATACACCCATGAGGGCAATCAGTGCACCTTCGAAGTGCTGGTCCGCCGTTTCGGCCTCGACGAGCCGGCCTTAAGAAAAATCGCCGAGGTGATCCACGATATCGATCTTAAGGAAACCGCGTTCGGCCGACTGGAAACCGCCGGCATCAAGGCCCTGTTCGACGGCATTGTCGCAGGGGAGACCGATGACCTGGCCAGAATCGATCGCGCCGGCACCGTCCTGGACGGCCTGCTGGCCTATTACCAAGCCCACTCCCGGCCTTGA
- the radA gene encoding DNA repair protein RadA, translating into MAKNKTVYVCSACGAEVGKWAGQCADCGQWNTLEERSAAPALPGGRAGYSGVVSPVQAIGEVDLDEAPRISTGLAEFDRVLGGGLVPGSVVLVGGDPGVGKSTGLLQVSCAMGGRRRVLYVSGEESPRQIAMRSRRLGLPKEGVMLQAETVVENILATAADLKPQVLVIDSIQTMQVGALNSAPGSVSQVREAAALLTRYAKQSGTAVFLVGHVTKSGDLAGPRVLEHIIDVVCYFEGNLDSRYRMLRAVKNRYGAVNELGVFAMTDRGLKEISNPSAIFLSRQEEITPGSLVTALWEGSRPLLVEMQALVDQSRAEIPRRLAVGLEHNRLAMLLAVLHRHGRLATYDQDVFINVVGGVRVSETSADLPLLLAVASSLRNRPLPADLVVFGEVGLAGEIRPVLNGQERLREAAKHGFKQALVPKANQPPEKIPGMAVTAVGKLAQALAILPESPAASRPPS; encoded by the coding sequence ATGGCCAAAAACAAAACCGTATATGTCTGCAGCGCCTGCGGGGCCGAGGTGGGCAAGTGGGCCGGCCAGTGTGCCGACTGCGGCCAGTGGAATACTTTGGAAGAGCGCTCGGCCGCACCGGCCCTGCCCGGCGGCCGGGCCGGTTACAGCGGGGTGGTGAGCCCGGTGCAGGCCATCGGTGAGGTGGACCTGGATGAGGCGCCCCGGATCAGCACCGGTCTGGCGGAATTCGACCGGGTGCTGGGCGGCGGCCTGGTGCCGGGTTCGGTGGTGCTGGTGGGCGGTGATCCCGGGGTGGGTAAAAGCACCGGCCTGTTGCAGGTAAGCTGCGCCATGGGGGGGCGCCGGCGGGTGTTGTACGTCTCCGGTGAGGAGTCGCCCCGCCAGATTGCCATGCGCTCCCGCCGCCTGGGGCTGCCCAAGGAGGGGGTCATGTTGCAGGCGGAAACGGTGGTGGAAAACATCCTGGCCACTGCCGCCGATTTGAAACCGCAGGTGCTGGTGATCGATTCGATCCAGACCATGCAGGTGGGGGCGCTCAACTCCGCCCCCGGAAGCGTCAGCCAGGTGCGCGAAGCCGCCGCCCTGCTTACCCGCTACGCCAAGCAAAGCGGCACCGCCGTTTTCCTGGTGGGCCATGTTACCAAGTCGGGCGACCTTGCCGGCCCCCGGGTGCTGGAGCACATCATCGACGTGGTCTGCTATTTCGAAGGCAACCTGGACAGCCGTTACCGGATGCTGCGGGCGGTGAAGAACCGTTACGGGGCGGTCAACGAACTGGGGGTCTTCGCCATGACCGACCGGGGCCTGAAAGAGATCAGCAACCCCTCCGCCATCTTCCTCTCCCGCCAGGAGGAGATCACCCCCGGCAGCCTGGTCACCGCCCTGTGGGAGGGCAGCCGGCCGCTGCTGGTGGAGATGCAGGCCCTGGTGGACCAGTCCCGGGCCGAGATTCCCCGCCGCCTGGCGGTGGGGTTGGAGCATAACCGGCTGGCCATGTTGCTGGCCGTGCTCCATCGCCACGGCCGGCTGGCCACTTACGACCAGGATGTCTTTATCAATGTGGTGGGCGGGGTGCGGGTGAGCGAAACCAGCGCCGACCTGCCCCTGCTGCTGGCGGTGGCCTCCAGCCTGCGCAACCGGCCCCTGCCGGCGGATCTGGTGGTCTTTGGCGAGGTGGGTCTGGCCGGTGAGATCCGGCCGGTGCTCAACGGCCAGGAACGCCTGCGGGAGGCGGCCAAGCACGGCTTCAAGCAGGCGCTGGTCCCCAAGGCCAACCAGCCGCCGGAAAAAATCCCCGGCATGGCGGTAACCGCCGTCGGTAAACTGGCCCAGGCCCTGGCCATCCTGCCCGAAAGCCCGGCCGCTTCCCGTCCCCCTTCCTGA
- a CDS encoding MFS transporter — translation MMLCGVGLLAIFSSTISKSPALPLLVDYLDGDPAMLGLVAAVSAATGIIFSLPAGLLSDRIGRRRMLLVAAVVFATAPFLYPLAVTPWHLILIRLYHGLATAIFIPVALAMVGDLYQQSRGEKMGWFSTATLLGRFAAPATGGMLLGLYGADPAKGFLVVYLVCGGAGVAVLLASLALPVAAPASSTGPAGPAAAVASAATTRDHASSPAPVAADGNWRSDLYDLLGNRPLMATCAVEAAILFAYGVFETFLPLHALAVGLSVYQIGICLSAQIITVALLKPLLGRFSDRHGRPPQILFGTLASGVTILLFARVESFPGLLLLSMILGLTIALVSAAVAAHIADLSRRGRGGSAMGMLGSIMDIGHTAGPLLGGLLAFYFGMPAAFLGAAGVLFLAAACFPFSQRMSRAQGRG, via the coding sequence ATGATGCTTTGCGGAGTGGGGTTGCTGGCCATTTTCAGCAGCACCATTTCCAAGAGCCCGGCCTTGCCGCTGTTGGTCGATTATCTGGACGGAGATCCGGCCATGCTGGGGCTGGTGGCGGCGGTTTCCGCCGCCACCGGCATCATCTTCAGCCTGCCCGCCGGTTTGCTTTCGGACCGGATCGGTCGGCGGCGGATGTTGCTGGTCGCCGCCGTGGTCTTCGCCACCGCCCCCTTTCTCTATCCTCTGGCGGTCACCCCCTGGCATTTGATCCTGATTCGCCTTTACCACGGCCTGGCCACCGCGATCTTCATTCCCGTGGCCCTGGCCATGGTCGGTGACCTTTATCAACAAAGCCGGGGCGAAAAAATGGGCTGGTTCTCCACCGCCACTCTGCTTGGCCGTTTCGCGGCGCCGGCCACCGGTGGTATGCTCCTCGGCCTGTACGGAGCGGATCCCGCCAAGGGGTTTCTGGTGGTCTATCTGGTTTGCGGCGGTGCCGGCGTGGCGGTACTGCTGGCCAGCCTGGCCTTGCCGGTAGCCGCCCCAGCCAGCTCCACCGGCCCCGCCGGCCCCGCCGCTGCTGTCGCTTCCGCCGCGACTACTCGGGACCATGCTAGTTCGCCGGCCCCCGTCGCCGCCGACGGCAACTGGCGAAGCGATCTTTACGACCTGCTCGGCAACCGGCCTTTAATGGCGACCTGCGCCGTGGAGGCCGCCATCCTGTTTGCCTACGGGGTGTTTGAAACCTTTCTGCCGCTGCATGCCCTGGCTGTGGGGTTAAGCGTTTACCAGATCGGGATTTGTCTCTCAGCCCAGATTATCACCGTCGCCCTGCTCAAACCGTTGCTGGGCCGTTTCTCCGATCGGCATGGCCGGCCGCCGCAGATTCTGTTCGGCACCCTGGCCAGCGGAGTTACCATTTTGCTGTTCGCCCGGGTTGAATCCTTTCCGGGCTTGCTGTTGCTGAGCATGATCCTGGGGCTGACCATCGCCCTGGTCAGTGCCGCCGTGGCCGCCCATATTGCCGATCTCAGCCGCCGGGGCCGGGGCGGCTCGGCCATGGGCATGCTCGGCTCGATCATGGATATCGGCCACACTGCCGGCCCCCTGCTGGGCGGCCTGCTGGCCTTTTATTTCGGAATGCCGGCAGCCTTCCTCGGCGCCGCCGGGGTTCTTTTCCTGGCCGCCGCCTGCTTCCCGTTCAGTCAAAGGATGTCGCGCGCACAAGGCCGAGGGTAA
- a CDS encoding HDOD domain-containing protein yields the protein MQEIPSLLPQPKAVAAALDRPVSELPSLPVVALKLLKLTSDIESSSLDLARVVETDPALTAKVLRIINSAAYALPRKISSVQQAVVLLGFSTIRTLALEVTLFEQLVPSQHGLAFDRIFFWRHCLSVAGLSMAFAESLGHPEPQEVYVAGLLHDIGKIILDVYGRISYREFLNNISRSEGLLVEEERALIGLSHDEVGAFFCAEWGIPQGIMLAIRFHHQRFGHLNLPADQALLVASVALANFIAWTQGNGSVNLLGHPILQPEVEQIIDLERLNLQDMIRRMEQEVKSAADFYQFTFPSPEEQQENLLRTNLRLARMNTRFYYAREREQNQVNSELTRMRDSLTSPHRSLDAEEIIAATLTSIQRDFGLDRLYLMRIDHGSRSLQITNALDTVDSGVDLTASTLAITPLSGALISSLRNREPILILRRRPR from the coding sequence GTGCAGGAGATCCCTTCCCTGCTGCCCCAGCCCAAAGCGGTTGCGGCAGCCCTCGACCGGCCGGTCAGCGAATTGCCCAGCCTGCCGGTGGTGGCCCTCAAGCTGCTCAAACTCACCAGCGATATTGAATCCTCTTCCCTGGATCTGGCCCGGGTGGTGGAGACCGACCCGGCCCTGACCGCCAAGGTGCTGCGCATCATTAATTCGGCGGCCTACGCCCTGCCCCGCAAGATTTCCTCGGTCCAACAGGCCGTGGTCCTGCTGGGCTTCTCCACCATCCGCACCCTGGCCCTGGAGGTGACCCTCTTTGAACAACTGGTACCCTCCCAGCACGGCCTGGCCTTTGATCGAATCTTCTTCTGGCGCCACTGCCTCTCGGTGGCCGGCCTGAGCATGGCCTTCGCCGAAAGCCTGGGCCACCCCGAACCCCAGGAGGTTTACGTGGCCGGCCTGCTCCACGATATCGGTAAAATTATCCTGGATGTCTACGGCCGCATCAGTTACCGGGAGTTCCTCAACAACATCTCCCGTTCCGAAGGGCTGCTGGTGGAGGAGGAGCGAGCCCTCATCGGCCTGAGCCACGACGAGGTCGGTGCCTTTTTCTGCGCCGAATGGGGTATTCCCCAAGGGATTATGCTGGCGATCAGATTCCACCACCAGCGCTTCGGCCATCTCAACCTGCCCGCCGATCAGGCCCTGCTGGTGGCCAGTGTGGCCCTGGCCAACTTCATTGCCTGGACCCAGGGCAACGGCTCGGTCAACCTGCTGGGCCACCCCATCCTCCAGCCCGAAGTGGAGCAGATCATCGATCTGGAGCGGCTCAACTTGCAGGATATGATCCGGCGGATGGAGCAGGAGGTCAAAAGCGCGGCGGATTTCTACCAATTTACTTTCCCCTCTCCTGAGGAGCAGCAGGAGAATTTGCTCCGGACCAACCTCCGCCTGGCCAGGATGAACACCCGCTTCTATTATGCCCGGGAACGGGAGCAAAACCAGGTAAACTCCGAGCTGACCAGGATGCGCGACAGCTTGACCAGCCCCCATCGCAGTCTGGACGCCGAAGAGATCATCGCCGCGACCCTGACCTCCATCCAGCGGGACTTTGGCCTGGACCGCCTCTACCTGATGCGAATCGACCATGGGAGCCGCAGCCTGCAAATAACCAATGCCCTGGACACGGTGGACTCGGGCGTGGACCTCACCGCCTCCACCCTGGCCATCACCCCCCTCTCCGGCGCCCTCATTTCCTCTCTGCGCAACCGGGAGCCGATCCTGATCCTCCGGCGCCGACCGCGGTGA
- a CDS encoding HDIG domain-containing metalloprotein gives MPPTEKHFITSLRRTGHDYADLHRWIDDPEHKNQRHDFTRIPDFAPQMVDRFGEEGMREYVEHLREDMEKKFAKINQQYQDGMREAREYFGITARMQADAGDYQLDPKDIDLLRQAGMNEPDLEHSLKVAAKALAIARRTGAELDLALVGRGALFHDLGKVKTHWISHGRVGAELGAELGLPPEINAIMEKHIRGGLTEAEAVELELPVKDYTLKRLEERIVIYADRLVDIIHDGIVALSDEGEAEQRFEEILKEYPKYGKNAATLARYLNYHREIQGLIAKEGVNR, from the coding sequence ATGCCCCCCACCGAAAAGCATTTTATCACCAGTTTGCGCAGAACCGGCCATGATTATGCCGACCTGCACCGTTGGATCGACGATCCGGAACACAAAAACCAGCGTCACGACTTCACCCGCATTCCCGATTTTGCCCCGCAGATGGTCGACCGCTTCGGCGAAGAAGGTATGCGGGAATACGTCGAGCATTTGCGAGAGGATATGGAGAAGAAGTTTGCCAAAATCAACCAGCAGTACCAGGATGGCATGCGGGAGGCCCGGGAATATTTCGGGATCACGGCCCGGATGCAGGCCGATGCCGGCGACTACCAACTCGACCCCAAGGATATCGATTTGCTGCGCCAGGCCGGGATGAACGAGCCGGACCTGGAGCACAGCCTGAAGGTGGCCGCAAAAGCCCTGGCGATCGCCCGGCGTACCGGCGCCGAGCTGGACCTGGCCCTGGTTGGTCGGGGCGCACTGTTCCACGACCTGGGCAAGGTCAAGACCCACTGGATCAGCCATGGCCGGGTCGGAGCGGAGCTGGGGGCCGAACTGGGCCTGCCGCCGGAAATTAACGCCATCATGGAAAAACATATCCGGGGCGGCTTGACCGAAGCGGAGGCAGTGGAGTTGGAGTTGCCCGTCAAGGATTACACCCTGAAGCGGCTGGAGGAAAGGATCGTCATCTATGCCGACCGGCTGGTGGATATCATCCATGACGGCATTGTCGCCCTCAGTGATGAGGGTGAGGCGGAACAACGTTTTGAGGAAATTCTGAAGGAATATCCCAAGTACGGCAAGAACGCCGCCACCCTGGCCCGCTACCTGAATTACCATCGCGAAATTCAGGGGTTGATCGCCAAGGAGGGTGTGAACCGCTGA